A single window of Pirellulales bacterium DNA harbors:
- a CDS encoding FHA domain-containing protein — MAANLLTETQGFWPLWRMVVGNWRTQNAAATRTGLVSAHAPTTAAMSTPSIPAEPLNSPRFLIWADNVGAYLVCTQSSVVLGQPATPAVADIPIWADISRRHAILHRDREGYLLEPARETFLDGKPVQAITYVRHGQIIQLGGSVRLRFCKPHPLSMSARLEWVSHHRTQPATDGIVLLAEACILGPAAAAHIVCPQARQEAVIYRQGPDWQIRTAGELQIDGKTLTGKGKIMANSRILLPGASLSVEPLS, encoded by the coding sequence ATGGCAGCCAATCTGCTTACGGAAACGCAGGGTTTTTGGCCCTTGTGGCGGATGGTGGTGGGGAACTGGCGGACACAAAACGCCGCCGCCACCCGGACAGGACTGGTTTCGGCACACGCACCCACCACAGCGGCCATGTCCACACCTTCTATTCCCGCTGAACCCTTGAATTCCCCCCGCTTTTTGATCTGGGCGGATAATGTCGGGGCGTATCTGGTCTGCACCCAGTCCAGCGTGGTGCTAGGCCAACCTGCCACCCCCGCGGTTGCTGATATCCCCATTTGGGCGGACATTTCGCGACGGCATGCCATCTTGCACCGTGATCGCGAGGGGTATTTGTTGGAGCCGGCGCGTGAGACATTTCTTGACGGAAAACCAGTGCAGGCAATTACTTACGTTCGACATGGCCAAATCATCCAGCTTGGCGGCAGTGTCCGCTTGCGCTTTTGCAAGCCCCACCCCCTGAGCATGAGTGCCCGACTGGAATGGGTCAGCCATCACCGGACGCAACCCGCCACGGACGGGATCGTGTTACTGGCGGAAGCGTGTATTTTAGGACCGGCCGCGGCCGCGCATATCGTTTGCCCCCAGGCCAGGCAAGAAGCGGTCATTTATCGCCAAGGGCCGGACTGGCAAATTCGGACCGCGGGAGAGTTGCAAATTGATGGCAAAACCCTGACAGGTAAAGGAAAAATCATGGCAAATTCGCGGATTTTGCTCCCCGGAGCCAGCCTCAGCGTGGAGCCGCTAAGCTAG